A window of Dehalococcoidia bacterium contains these coding sequences:
- a CDS encoding NAD(P)/FAD-dependent oxidoreductase: MEERDIVVIGSGPGGHAAALRASELGASVAIVEADLPGGNCVNFGCLPNTVMLETARARIEAQDLALAGVLSLGEGASFARAEARKNRIVGGISHGIRNQLRGRGIELIEGVARFASPRSVVVSLKQGGAVELSARAFVIATGARPQPPLVPGYSGEVLVMDQALRLPEAPSSALFLGGGPEGLGFALEQAFVLAVFGTAVTVVDESDDPLPGADREMLDYLLQALAAAGVRVILNGTVKEVSGNGAAWEALVAVEGIGDERVAAEVIAAPDCRRPHFEGLGLEEAGVSAAPDGISVDAACRTNVENIFAVGDVTGRPMFSNAAMLQGRVAAENALGLASRVRLGAVPRALHTEPELAWVGLNEAQAREQGLDARTGMADLAANSSAAARGRAEGAVKLLAGPDGEVLGVHVLGPGAGELIGLAAQAIALENTVDELADIAHWHPSLNEALVEAARNLR; encoded by the coding sequence GTGGAAGAGAGAGACATCGTTGTTATCGGTAGCGGGCCGGGCGGGCACGCGGCGGCGCTGCGCGCATCGGAACTGGGGGCGAGCGTAGCCATCGTCGAGGCCGATTTGCCGGGCGGCAACTGCGTTAACTTCGGCTGCCTGCCCAACACAGTGATGCTGGAGACGGCGCGGGCGCGCATCGAAGCGCAGGATCTGGCGCTTGCCGGCGTGCTATCGTTGGGCGAAGGCGCAAGCTTTGCGCGGGCGGAGGCGCGCAAGAACCGTATCGTCGGCGGCATCTCCCATGGAATCCGGAACCAGTTGCGCGGCCGCGGAATCGAGCTGATCGAGGGGGTTGCGCGGTTCGCCTCGCCGCGTTCGGTGGTTGTCAGTCTTAAGCAAGGCGGCGCCGTCGAGCTCTCCGCGCGCGCCTTCGTCATCGCCACGGGCGCGCGCCCGCAGCCGCCGCTCGTCCCCGGTTACTCCGGCGAGGTGCTGGTGATGGACCAGGCGCTGCGCCTCCCCGAAGCGCCGTCGTCGGCCCTCTTCCTCGGCGGCGGGCCAGAGGGGCTGGGCTTCGCTCTGGAGCAGGCGTTCGTCCTCGCTGTTTTCGGGACGGCCGTCACAGTCGTGGACGAAAGCGACGATCCCCTGCCCGGCGCCGACCGCGAGATGCTCGACTATCTGCTCCAGGCGCTTGCGGCAGCAGGAGTGCGCGTCATACTCAACGGCACGGTCAAAGAGGTGAGCGGCAACGGCGCCGCCTGGGAAGCGCTGGTCGCCGTCGAAGGGATCGGCGACGAGCGGGTTGCGGCGGAGGTCATCGCCGCGCCCGACTGCCGTCGGCCGCACTTCGAAGGGCTGGGGCTGGAGGAGGCGGGCGTGAGCGCGGCGCCGGACGGCATCAGCGTCGACGCCGCCTGCCGGACAAATGTGGAGAACATTTTCGCCGTCGGCGACGTCACGGGCCGGCCCATGTTCTCGAACGCCGCCATGCTGCAGGGCCGCGTTGCCGCCGAGAACGCCCTGGGGCTGGCTTCGCGCGTGCGTCTTGGTGCGGTGCCCCGCGCCCTTCACACCGAGCCGGAGCTGGCGTGGGTGGGGCTGAACGAGGCGCAGGCGCGAGAGCAGGGGCTCGACGCGCGGACGGGGATGGCAGACCTGGCCGCAAACTCGAGCGCCGCGGCGCGCGGCCGGGCCGAAGGAGCCGTGAAGCTGCTGGCGGGACCGGACGGCGAGGTACTGGGCGTCCACGTGCTCGGGCCGGGCGCCGGCGAGCTCATCGGGCTGGCGGCGCAGGCGATAGCTCTGGAGAACACTGTCGACGAGCTCGCCGACATCGCGCACTGGCACCCGTCGCTGAACGAGGCGCTCGTCGAGGCCGCCCGCAACCTGCGCTAG
- a CDS encoding dihydrolipoamide acetyltransferase family protein translates to MAEYIAIPKLGMTMTEATLVEWKVAEGDHVNKGDVVLVIQTEKTLWDVQAAASGFVHILVQQDVKAAVGRVVGLIAATKEELEQLQKEPPKELYTTGAAPPARAPAAAGAGAAAPPRAPGERVAVSPLARKLAEEHGIDVTAIAGTGPGGRIIREDVEAAIEARAREIEIAYQGRRVKGKTPLRGMRAAIAEHMQRSLAVSAQLTSMGEIDATELVKARNELVKREADLGVRISYTDILIVAAARALLDNPIVNSSIINNELVTWEDINIGMAVALEEGLIVPVIRDADKKSLIEISREASSLAEKARSGALLPDDVAAGTFTITNLGAFGGGWGFGTPIINQPQSAILGTGAIVERAIVRDGQVVAAPVMTYSFTFDHRVIDGLPAARFMARLTELLENPKLLPLDV, encoded by the coding sequence ATGGCTGAATACATAGCGATCCCGAAGCTGGGCATGACAATGACTGAGGCCACGCTCGTCGAGTGGAAGGTGGCCGAGGGCGACCACGTCAATAAGGGCGACGTCGTTCTCGTCATCCAAACGGAGAAGACGCTGTGGGACGTGCAGGCCGCGGCATCGGGCTTTGTGCACATCCTCGTGCAGCAGGACGTGAAGGCGGCCGTCGGACGCGTCGTCGGCCTGATAGCGGCAACGAAGGAGGAGCTGGAACAGTTGCAGAAGGAGCCGCCGAAGGAGCTATACACCACAGGCGCCGCTCCTCCAGCGAGAGCGCCTGCCGCAGCCGGCGCAGGAGCGGCAGCGCCGCCGCGCGCCCCGGGCGAGCGGGTAGCCGTGTCGCCGCTGGCGCGGAAGCTGGCAGAGGAGCACGGCATCGATGTGACGGCCATAGCCGGCACGGGGCCAGGCGGCCGCATCATCAGGGAGGACGTGGAGGCGGCAATCGAGGCGCGGGCGCGCGAGATCGAGATCGCCTACCAGGGGCGGCGCGTGAAAGGGAAGACACCGCTCCGGGGCATGCGCGCCGCCATCGCCGAGCACATGCAGCGCAGCCTCGCGGTCTCGGCGCAGCTTACGTCGATGGGCGAGATCGACGCCACGGAGCTGGTCAAAGCGCGCAACGAGTTGGTGAAGCGGGAAGCTGACCTGGGCGTCCGCATCTCCTACACCGACATCCTGATCGTCGCCGCCGCCAGGGCGCTCCTCGACAACCCGATCGTCAATTCCAGCATCATCAACAACGAGCTCGTCACCTGGGAAGACATCAACATCGGGATGGCGGTGGCGCTCGAAGAAGGACTCATCGTGCCCGTGATCAGGGACGCCGATAAGAAGTCGCTCATCGAGATAAGCCGGGAGGCGTCGTCGCTGGCGGAGAAGGCGCGGTCGGGAGCGCTCCTGCCCGACGACGTTGCGGCGGGCACCTTCACCATCACTAACCTGGGCGCGTTCGGCGGCGGATGGGGCTTCGGCACGCCGATCATCAACCAGCCGCAGTCGGCCATCCTGGGCACGGGCGCCATCGTCGAAAGAGCGATCGTCCGCGACGGTCAGGTGGTGGCGGCGCCGGTGATGACGTACAGCTTCACGTTCGACCACCGCGTCATCGACGGGCTGCCGGCGGCGCGGTTCATGGCGCGGCTGACGGAACTGCTGGAGAACCCAAAGCTCCTGCCGCTCGACGTTTGA
- a CDS encoding NAD(+)/NADH kinase, with the protein MGGKIGAHVAATTPNAAHTHARRAGAEVSEINWVGRKAMGKVGIIANPAAGKDIRRLVAYAGVTSNRDKINLLKRIILGIDSTGVGEIVIAPDYCGLGEAALAGLPADGLRAQTSLLEMPLTATHTDSTAAMALMRKRGVDCVVTLGGDGTNRAVVKGDRSIPLVPVSTGTNNVFPLMVEATTAGVAAGIIAMGAVDVEEVSSVHKRLLLLEDGAERDMALIDAVVLDQPFVGSKAVWDMSEVREIVCTRAEPGTMGLSSIGGCLRAVGPDDDCGLHLRIGSGGERVRAPVLPGVVGEIGVEACAVVALGEEVAVETTPCLIALDGEREAHVAAGQDVRLRLQRDGPRVIDVVKTVRQAAAKGFFRR; encoded by the coding sequence GTGGGTGGGAAGATCGGCGCCCATGTTGCGGCGACCACGCCCAACGCCGCCCACACGCACGCGCGCCGGGCCGGAGCAGAAGTCAGCGAGATCAATTGGGTGGGCCGTAAGGCCATGGGCAAAGTCGGAATCATCGCTAACCCGGCGGCGGGCAAGGACATCAGACGGCTCGTCGCGTATGCCGGCGTCACCAGCAACCGCGACAAGATCAACCTGCTCAAGCGCATCATCCTCGGCATCGACTCGACCGGCGTGGGCGAAATCGTCATCGCCCCCGACTACTGTGGCCTCGGCGAAGCGGCGCTCGCCGGCCTCCCTGCCGACGGGCTGCGAGCGCAGACGTCGCTGCTCGAAATGCCGCTCACTGCCACTCACACCGACTCCACAGCGGCGATGGCGCTGATGCGCAAGCGCGGCGTCGACTGCGTCGTCACTCTGGGCGGCGACGGCACGAACCGCGCCGTGGTCAAGGGCGACCGCTCCATCCCGCTCGTCCCCGTCTCCACCGGCACCAACAACGTCTTCCCTCTCATGGTGGAGGCGACGACGGCCGGAGTGGCGGCGGGCATAATCGCGATGGGCGCCGTCGACGTGGAGGAGGTGAGCAGCGTGCACAAGCGGCTGCTGCTCCTCGAGGATGGCGCCGAGCGGGACATGGCGCTCATCGACGCCGTCGTGCTCGACCAGCCGTTCGTCGGCTCGAAGGCAGTGTGGGACATGTCGGAGGTGCGGGAAATCGTCTGCACGCGCGCGGAGCCGGGGACGATGGGGCTATCGTCCATCGGCGGCTGCCTTCGCGCTGTCGGGCCCGACGACGACTGCGGGCTTCACCTCAGGATCGGGAGCGGCGGCGAGCGCGTCCGGGCGCCTGTGCTGCCGGGCGTCGTGGGGGAGATCGGCGTAGAGGCGTGCGCTGTGGTCGCTCTGGGCGAAGAAGTAGCGGTGGAGACCACGCCCTGCCTCATCGCGCTGGACGGCGAGCGCGAGGCCCACGTCGCGGCGGGGCAAGACGTCAGGTTGCGGCTACAGCGCGACGGCCCGCGCGTCATCGACGTCGTCAAGACGGTGAGGCAGGCCGCCGCGAAGGGCTTCTTCCGCAGGTAG
- a CDS encoding alpha-ketoacid dehydrogenase subunit beta, which yields MRQLPYLLAIREALAEEMARDESVFVLGEDVQQGAFFITTGLMQQFGPERVMDTPLSETAVAGACVGAAMAGYRPVADFMFADFMYIAGNEIINNAAKWRFIHAGKVDLPLVFLACIGGGARLGPEHSQCPESYIMHVPGLKLVVPSTPYDAKGLMKSAIRDDNPVVYFYHKRLLGVQGDVPEEDYTVPLGVADVKREGTDVTVVATSAMVHAALAVAGELEGRVSVEVIDPRTLEPLDIDTIVRSVQKTGRLVIADEDTKRCGVSAEIAMQVMEHAFDALDAPIQRVGAANLPIAAGYMEQYVLPQPKDLVTAIEAVTGRA from the coding sequence ATGAGACAGTTGCCTTATCTGCTGGCGATAAGAGAGGCCCTGGCGGAAGAGATGGCGCGAGACGAGTCCGTCTTCGTGCTGGGAGAGGACGTCCAGCAGGGCGCCTTCTTCATCACTACAGGGCTTATGCAGCAGTTCGGCCCGGAGCGGGTGATGGACACCCCCCTCAGCGAGACCGCCGTCGCCGGCGCCTGCGTGGGGGCGGCGATGGCCGGCTACCGTCCCGTCGCCGACTTCATGTTCGCGGATTTTATGTACATCGCCGGCAATGAGATCATCAACAACGCCGCCAAGTGGCGCTTCATTCACGCCGGGAAGGTGGACCTGCCGCTGGTGTTCCTCGCCTGCATCGGCGGCGGCGCCCGGCTGGGGCCGGAGCACTCGCAGTGCCCCGAGTCCTACATCATGCACGTTCCCGGCCTCAAGCTGGTCGTGCCATCGACGCCGTATGACGCGAAGGGGCTGATGAAGTCGGCGATCAGGGACGACAACCCCGTCGTCTACTTCTATCACAAGCGGCTTTTGGGCGTGCAGGGCGACGTGCCCGAAGAAGACTACACGGTGCCGCTGGGCGTGGCCGACGTGAAGCGCGAGGGGACAGACGTCACGGTCGTTGCCACGTCGGCGATGGTGCACGCCGCGCTCGCCGTGGCGGGCGAGCTCGAGGGTCGCGTGAGCGTGGAAGTAATCGATCCGCGAACGCTGGAGCCTCTCGACATCGACACCATCGTCAGGTCGGTGCAGAAGACGGGACGTCTGGTGATCGCGGACGAAGACACGAAGCGGTGCGGCGTGAGCGCGGAGATCGCGATGCAGGTGATGGAGCACGCGTTCGACGCGCTGGACGCGCCGATACAGCGAGTGGGAGCGGCGAACCTGCCAATAGCGGCGGGGTACATGGAGCAGTACGTGCTACCGCAGCCGAAGGACCTCGTGACAGCGATCGAAGCCGTGACCGGCCGCGCCTAG